In Fibrobacter sp. UWP2, the sequence GATTTTTCTTTTCATATCCTAATCCAACCTCATCCAAACAAGGAATTTAATATTCTCTCACTAACCAGGTACTTCACTTAGCCAAAATTTACGTATATATTTTATAAAATCAGGGATAGCGGTGTCGTCGCCCTTCGTAATATTATCCCGAATCTTGCCAAGACGACCCGACTTGTCAGCACCTCTTGCCCATTCGGCGATTTCTGTAATCTTTTCAGAATCGTCCCATATTCCATCATCAGCCATATCAGTTGATATTTCTGTCAAAAGATCCACGAACTCAGCCTCGCTCCTGTCTCCCTGAAGTAAAATGGTAAGAGCAAGTAATTTGGCATCATTTTCGCCATCCCCAAATATATACATAGATTCCGCATCATCTGTGCCGGTCGTATCTATGTGAAATTGGTTTAAAATTTCACAGAGTGCCGCACGTTTAGCCTGCTTAAACGTTTTCTTTTCTCTTGTAACAAGATAATAAACACGTTCAAGTTCCAAGTGCGTCAAAACATTCATATTCGCCTCGCTACGCTTACGCATATCCGTCATCCCAGATAAACTAATTTGTCCATCCGAAATACGTCCCGACACAGGATTTCTATAGAAGCCTCTAAAACGAAACTTCGCATATTGAGAAACCAAGTCTCTTGCCGCAAATTTGTAAAAACCGTAATCACGAGTTACCTCTCCGATCTGGACAACACCTGTCGTCTTCAAGGTTTTACCATCACTGAGTTCAAGCAACAAAACTTCTGATCCCTTCAGAAAAAATCCCTTTCCCAAGAAATCAACCGCAGCGTTTTGAGAAAGTGTATCCGGTTTTTCTGCACCTTTCAACGGAACCGTTAAGGAAACTTCCCCACAAATTAGCGTATACGCGGAATCCGTAAGATCAACAATGGAACACCCCCTGCTTTCATCGCCCTTCTCGCCAGTATCCCCTTTCTCGCCTTTTTCGCCAGTGTCGCCCTTTTCGCCCTTCGCACCATTCAACACAACACCGATGCTGTCGCCGTTGCAGACAATCTTGAGCCCGCTCTTGTCGGCAAGTTCTTCCGTAGAGCAACTATAGTCTTCGCCCTTCACATATACAGTATCCTTGCTGCCTTTTACAACAACCGTATCCTTGCCGCCCTGAACATAAACAGTATCGATTTTGCCCGAAAGAGAAATCCATTTTTCATCGGAGCAAATACGAGCAGAAGACTCGCCCTTCACAAAAGCCTGTGCACCTTCGTTCTCGGCACCGCATTCTGGCAAATCCTTTTCTGCGGAGACAACATCCATGCCGACCTGATTGACCTGCGTGATGTTTTCCGTAGTACTTTCATCGCATGCTGTATAGAAAAAGATGAACAGGAGTCCTAAAACAAGCTTTCCAAAAGACGCCATATTGTTACCTCAAAATCCATCGCATCTTAATTTATGTTATTGCATACAAAAAATCAATAGGCACTAGGCTGCAACAGCGCCAAATACGCCCCAAAAGCAAAGAATCCCGGCGTAAAGGCCGGGATATGCATATTGTATTTTACACCATTCACTATCGCGCGCGGCGCGGCAGTTCAGAAGCATGCTTTTCGAGCCACACGGCATCTTCGAGTGCACGTTCGGCCTCGGTGGCCCAGTCAGAATCGGGGAACTGCTGAACCACTTCACGGTAGCGCGTCACGGCGCTGTGGAAGTCACGCATTTCGCGGTAGATGTTGCCCATCTGGAGCATCGCGAAGTAACGCTCGTCGGGGCTGATCTCCGTATCGAGCAGGGCCTTGTACATCTGTAGGGCGGCCTCGAAGCTCCCCGCCTTAAAGAGCATGTTCGCATTGGCGATAGAGTTGCCTTCCGCCGTGGCGGCCTGCGGTTCCGCCTTCGGTGCTTCAACTACCTTGGGCGTATCTGCAACGGGGGCCGGTTCGGCTGCCGCGACTGCCTCGGCAGGGGTTGCGCTATCCTGGACCGCAGGGGCGTTGAGTTCCGCCAGGCGGTCCTCGGCGGGCTTGCGGAAACGTCCATCGGGAGCGGCCTTTTTCAGGTAGGCGGCGAGGGATTTCTTTTCCAGCTCCTTGCGGTTGGTCTTCTGGTAGACCATGGCGAGGTAGTAGTTGGCGTCGTTACCCTGTTCCGCGTAGGTCAGGCCCTTCTTCAGGTTGAACTCAGCCTTGTCGAACTCGCCCATTTCGTAACGGGTCACGCCGGCATAAAAATAGGCACCCGCATGCCCAGGCTTTTTCGAAAGCACTTCGCGCCACAGCGGGGCGGCTTCTTTGTACTTGCCCTCGGCGAGCAGCGCCTTGCCCTTTTCAAAGGGGTCCTCGCTTGCCGCGGCGGGTTCCGCTTTGGCAGGTTCGGCCTTGGGCGCCTCGGCGACCTTAGCGGGCTCTTTGACGGGCTCCACCTTGGCGGGTTCTGCAGCTTTCGCAGGCTCTGCGGCAGGAGCGGGTTCCGCTTTTTGCACTTCGGCAATCTTCTTGGTCGGCACGGCGGGCTCCGCGGCAGGTGCGGGCTCCGCAGCCTTGGCCTCGGCGACCGGCTCTGCGGCAGGAGTCGCCTCTGCAGCGACTTCCTCGGCAGGCTTGTTCTTGGGGTCCTTCATGCGTTCGGCGTCGGCCTTAGCCTTTTGCCCCAGCAGCTCGTACACCTTGGCGGCCCCCTCGTAGGCGGCGCTCATGGACGCGTTAAACTTGTATGCAAGACGGTAGTTGGCAAGGGCGCCACTGTAATCCTTCATCTTCACGCGGACTTCGGCGGCGGCAAAATAGGCGTCGGAATTCCTGGGGTCCTCCGCCAAAATGGAGCGGTATTCGCCCAGCGCCATGTCGTATTCGCCCTTCGCCTCAAATCGGGCGCCCTGCTCCAAGCGCGGGTCGGCGGCAAGCGAGCTGGAAATTCCAAAGAGACAAGCCAAAGCAATCGCAGAAATCCGAATATTCATGTTTTAAATGTAGTAAAAAGTCCAGGGAGAAATGGCGAAAAAAAACAAACCCTCGATACAATCGGGGGTTCGTTTTGGAGGATGTTTAAACGTTCCGAGCGAACGGTCTTATTACATCATGCCGCCCATGCCACCCATGGAGGGGTCCATGGCAGGCGCTGCCGGCTTGGGTTCCTTCTTCTCGGTCACCACGCAGTCGGTGGTAAGAATCATGGAAGCGATGGAGGCCGCATTCTTGAGGGCCGTACGAGCGACCTTAGCCGGGTCGATGACGCCAGCCTTGATGAGGTCTTCGTAGGTGTCGGTCTTCGCGTTGTAACCGAAGGCGTCCTTGCCTTCCTTCACCTTGTTCACCACCACAGAACCTTCGAGACCGGCGTTCTGCACAATCTGGCGGAGCGGCTCTTCGATGGCGCGGCGGATGATGGCAGCACCAGTCTTCTGGTCGGCGTTGTCGAATTTGAGAGCATCAATGGCCTTCTCGGCACGGATGAGGGCAACGCCACCACCCGGAACAATGCCTTCTTCGACGGCAGCACGGGTTGCGTGCATGGCGTCGTCGACGCGGTCCTTCTTTTCCTTCATTTCGACTTCGGTAGCAGCACCAACCTTGATCACGGCAACGCCGCCGGCAAGCTTGGCCAGGCGTTCCTGGAGCTTTTCGCGGTCGTAGTCGCTGGTGGTGGTTTCAATCTGCTTCTTGATCTGACCGATACGGCCCTTGATGGAGGCAGCATCACCGGCACCTTCCACAATCGTGGTGTTGTCCTTGGTGATGGTGATGGACTTGGCCTGGCCAAGGACGGTGACCGGAGCGTCTTCGAGCTTCGCGCCCGTGTCTTCGGAAACCAGCATACCGCCAGTGAGGATAGCGATGTCTTCGAGCATGGCCTTGCGACGGTCACCGAAGCCCGGAGCCTTGACGGCAGCGACCTTCAGGGTGCCACGCATCTTGTTCACAACCAGCGTTGCGAGAGCTTCGCCATCGACGTCTTCGGCGATGATGAGGAGAGACTTGCCCTGCTTTGCCACGTGTTCGAGCATCGGGAGCAAATCCTTCATAGTAGAAATCTTCTTGTCGTACAGCAAGATGTACGGATTCTCGAGGGAGACTTCCATGCTGTCGGTGTTGGTGACAAAGTACGGAGAGAGGTAGCCGCGGTCGAACTGCATACCTTCCACCACGTCGAGCACCGTGTCGGCGGTCTTGGATTCTTCGATGGTAATCACACCGTCGTTGCCGACCTTTTCCATGGCGTTGGCCAAGAGGTCGCCGATTTCGGAATCGTTGTTGGCGGAGATCGTCGCCACCTGGGCGATGTGCTCCTTGCCGTTAATCTTCACGGCCATCTTGCCGATTTCGTCGATGACGGCGTCAACGGCGGCGTCCATACCGCGCTTGATGTCCATGGGGTTTGCACCGGCGGCCACGTTCTTGAGACCTTCGCGGGTAATCGCCTGAGCGAGGACCGTTGCGGTAGTGGTACCGTCACCAGCGGCGTCGTTCGTCTTGTTCGCGACTTCCTTCGCCATCTGGGCGCCGAGGTTCTCGTAAGCGTCCTCGAGTTCAATTTCCTTGGCGACGGTGACACCGTCCTTCGTCACGTTCGGGGCGCCAAAGGACCTGCCGAGCATAACGTTGCGGCCCTTGGGGCCGAGGGTGACCTTGACTGCGTTAGCGAGCTTGTCTACGCCCTTCATGAGGGCTTCACGTGCTGCCACATCAAACTTCAATTGCTTTGCCATTTTGTTTTTCCTCTTTTTTATAAACTTTTTTGATTAGAGCGTCGCGATGACGTCCGGTTCCTTCACGATGAGGTAGTTTTCGCCATCGACGGTGACTTCGGTGCCGCTGTACTTGCCGTAGAGCACCACGTCGCCCACCTTGACTTCCATCGGGACAATTTCGCCCTTGTCGTTCTTGCGGCCCGGGCCCACGGCCACGACCTTACCCTGCATGGGCTTTTCCTTGGCGTTATCCGGAATGAAGAGTCCCGAGGAGGTCTTCTGTTCGGCTTCGGCCGGCTTGACAACGATTCGATCTGCTAAAGGCTTGATCATTTTTTTACCTCTTGTTTGCGGGCTTTTGGGTATTTTGCCCTTTGTTTAAACTTTGGTCCAAATTGGACTGCCTTGTTTTCGCCGCTAAAACAGCAAAAGCCGTGCCAAACCAGTATTATGGCGAATATTGGCAAGGTTTTTGCACTAGGGCAGGTAGAGAGACGCCGAAAAAACACCGCCTTTGTTTCATTTTGAAACAAAGATGCCGCTCACGTTTCAAAACGGAACCATTCTACAGTATCAGCAGAAATACGACCGCAGAGTCATCCCTACAGCACCCACAACACACTATCCTCCCCACGAGAACAAACTACCTGAAGCGTTTAGGCCGTCCGCGACGACCTCGCCCAGTCTTTTTTATGTACTCCGAGGGATTTGACGGTTCCGCCGCCAGCCGGTCCAATTTTTGACTTTCTGCTATGTATATCGAATCGAATTTCTCCGACATCATGGCGGGTGAAAGTCCCATGCCCCTGGCTAAAGAACAGAAGTTTTCGAAAGACGGACAACGATGACCGGACTCCAGCATCGATATGAACTGACGGGTCAAACCCGACTGTAGCGATAGTTGCTTTTGTGTAATCAACGTTTCCTGCCTTACGCGCAAGACCAACTGTTGGAAAGCCTTGCAGAACAAGTCATGATCGTAAGTCATGGAGGAAATTTTAACTATAGAGTTGTCGCGACCGTGCAATCAGTTGTTTGCAAAATTGTAAGCGTTTTGTAATATTTTGTTTTTCAACTTTTAGAAACAATAATTTCTCATATAAAAAGCTGGACGAGCTAGTCACCTCGCCCTATCGTCAGTATAAAAGAAGAGCCCCCCCCTTTACGAGGGGAGCTCTTCTTTCTGCGGGTGCCAGGACTCGAACCTGGAGCGGGTTTTAGACCGCACGAGCCTTAAAGCCAACTTGAACGTCACGTTGGGCTCGTGCTCTCGCCACCACGACTCGTTAATACGAGTCGCTTGCGGCTCACGGCGATGACCGCACGGGCCTAATTTCTTAAAAATACGCCGGTTATAGGCTCGTGCTCTCGCAACCGCCCCTGTTTAATAACAGGGGCTTTGTTGCTCACAAAGGCCCCAGTTCCTCGTCCTAAATTCGGTATTACACAAAAAGCCCCTCTCTTATCGAGAGGGGCCTTTTCTGCGGGTGCCAGGATTCGAACCTGGAGCGGGTTTTAGACCGCACGAGCCTTAAAGCCAACTTGAACGTCACGTTGGGCTCGTGCTCTCGCCACCACGACTCGTTAATACGAGTCGCTTGCGGCTCACGGCGATGACCGCACGGGCCTAATTTCTTAAAAATACGCCGGTTATAGGCTCGTGCTCTCGCAACCGCCCCTGTTTAATAACAGGGGCTTTGTTGCTCACAAAGGCCCCAGTTCCTCGTCCTAAATTCGGTATTATACAAAAAGCCCCTCTCTTATCGAGAGGGGCCTTTTCTGCGGGTGCCAGGACTCGAACCTGGAGCCTTTTGGTTCGTAGCCAAACGCTCTATCCAGTTGGGCTACATCCGCGAATTGACCCAAATATAGCATTATTGGGGGTATTGTCAAGGGGAAAGGGAAAAATTTTCGCCATTTATTTTCTAAATTTGCGACATTGTTATTCAGCCCTATATTATAAGATGGACAAGCTAAAAAAATACTTATTTATTTGCCTTGACTACCTCAAGGGTATTTTCACCGACAAAAAAGTGATCAAGTGGCTCATCATCTTCGCGATCCCCGTGGTCGCGGGAATCACCGCCGTGGTCGTCACCTACATCCACTTTTCGCCGGAGCTGCCGTCCCTCTCGCAGCTCGAACAAATCAACCCGAAACTCGTGACGAACATCTACGACATGAACGGAAAGATTGCCCACGAGTACTACGTGGAACGCCGCGAATGGACGCCGTTCGACTCCATCCCGCTTGACGCGATTCACGCGGTGATGGCGACCGAAGACCGCGCCTTTTTCAATCACTGGGGCATGAACGTCTGGGCGATCCCGAGCGCCATCATGGAAAGCATCTCCAGCGGCAAAAAACTCCGTGGCGCCTCCACCCTCACCCAGCAGTTGACCAAGCTTTTGTTCCTCACCCCAGAACGTTCCATCTCGCGTAAGATCAAAGAGGCGATGACCGCCATCCGCATCGAGCAAACCTACACCAAAGAAGAGATCTTGGAGTTCTACATGAACGAGGTGTACCTCTCGGGCGGCAACTACGGCTTCCAGGCCGCAGGCAAGTTCTACTTTGGCCACTCGCTCGACAGCCTCACCATCCCGCAGTTCGCGGTGCTCGCTGGCATGCTGCAACGCCCCGAGGCCTACCGCCCGGATCGCCACCCCGAGGCTAGCCTGGAACGCCGCAACACAGTGCTCTACGCCATGTACGACGCGGGCTACATCACCAAGGAACAGTACCACGAGTACGTTAACACGCCCATCACCCTCGCCGAAAAGGAAGAGGACACAGGATCGGGCCTCTACTTTTACGAAGAAATCCGCAAGTACATGGAGAAAAAATACGGCGAGAACTCCCTCTATGCCGACGGCGTCTCCATCAACTCGACCATCGATCCCGACATTCAGGAGTTCGCCGACAGCGTCGCCCGCGTGCAGGTCGAAAAGGTGCGCCGCCGTGTGAAGTACCGCGCCACCCGCAGGCTCCAGCTCACCAAAAAATACAACATGAAAGAGGACAGCGTCGTCGCCCACTTTGACAGCATCTACGCTGACTTCAAGAAAAACTACCTCGCCAAGGACACGAACCCAGACCTGACCAAGCGCAGGTTCCCCGACAGTATCCAGTACCACCATCCCGAAATTGCCGCCATCATCATAGAGAACCAAACGGGCGCCATCCGCGCCATGGTGGGCGGGAGCGACTTCAACAAGTCCCGCTGGAACCGCGCCGTGCAGTCTTTGCGCCAGCCGGGATCCAGTTTCAAGCCCATTGTTTACGCAACAGCCATGGACAACGGAGCCTCCCCCTGCGACTCGGTGAACGATCAGCCGGTGACGATTCCCGACCCCGACGACAAGAACCCGAACAAAGTCTGGCGCCCGGGCAACTTCGAACACGACTTCGAAGGCATGATGACGCTCCGTCGCGCCCTCTACCGTTCCAAAAACCTCCCCGCCATTTTGACCGGTATGAAGTACGGTTTGAACAACGTTGTCAACTATGCGCGCAAGTTCGGCATTGTGAGGGCACCGTTGCTCCCGGTGCCTAGCCTCGCCCTGGGTTCCGTAGGCGCGACGCTCATGGAAATGACTTCTGCCTACACGGTGTTCCCCAACGGAGGGAACCGCATTGAACCATACATGATCGAGTCGATTGTGGACCGCAACGGCGAAGTCATCGAAAAGAACACGAAGGTCGAGCACGAAGTGCTCCGCCCGGCATCGGCCTACATCATGGTCGACATGCTCAAGGACGTGAACATCCGCGGTACGGCGGCTCGCGTTTGGGCGAGCGGGTTTACGCACCCGAGCGGCGGCAAGACCGGAACCACCAACGATTACACCGACTGCTGGTACATCGGCTTCACCAAGCAATACACCATGGGCGTGTGGGTCGGTTCCGACAGCCCGGGCACCCTGGGCGCGGGCCACACCGGCACCGAGGACGCCCTCCCCGTTTGGATGGCTGTGATGAAGGAACTCCACAAAGACTTGCCCCGCAAGCCGTTCCCGGTGCCAGGCGGCGTCGTGAGCCGCGGCATTTGCAACCACACAGGCAAACTCGCCGGGGAATTCTGCTCCGAAAAAACGTACTGCCTCTACACGGCGGGTTACGCCCCCGAAGAGACCTGCGATGGCAACCACTTTGAAGTGCGCACCAAATCCGCCGACGACGCCACCCTGTTCAGCAACAAGGGCGCAAGCGAAAGCAAGAGCACGGGCGGTTCCGGCGGAGCTGCCAAAAAGACCCGCAAAATGTTCTAGCGTTTAATTCCGCTATAAAAAAGACCTCCACCACGAGGTCTTTTTTTATGCCTAAAAAACGCGTCAACCCCTTTATTTTAAACGAATTAGGGCATATTTATGCCCTTAACAAAAACATATTTTTTTGCTATCTTTACGCCCATTATGGATTGGCCGCGCAACATAAAAACACTCACGACGGACGAGCTCAAAGCTTGGCTCCGTGAAGTGGGCGAAAAAACCTACCGTGCCGACCAAATCCAAAAATGGCTTTTTTGCCAGCAGGTGCGAACCTGGGACGAGATGTTGAACGTCCCCCCCGCTCTCCGTGAAAAATTGGCAGCCCAGTTCAGCATGCGAGCCCTTACCGAGAACCAAAAATCGGTGAGTGTCGACGGCACCATCAAATGGCTATTCGAGACCTGGGACGGGCATCACATTGAAACGGTGATGATCCCCGCCAACGGCAGGTTCTCGGTCTGCGTATCGACCCAGGTGGGCTGCGCCATGAACTGCGCCTTTTGTCGCACCGCCAAGATGGGATTCACGCGCAACCTCGAGGCGGGCGAAATTCTCGAAGAAATCCTGAACGTCAACTGGCATCTCAAGGACTCGGGAGTCCTCGACGAAGAGGGCAACATCGCGCAGGTGACGAACATCATCTTTATGGGCATGGGAGAACCTCTCAACAACCTCGAGAACGTTCACCGCGTCTGCTGCACGCTGCACAACCAAAAGCTCTTTAACATGGGCGCAAAGCGCATGACCGTGAGCA encodes:
- a CDS encoding lipopolysaccharide assembly protein LapB, whose product is MNIRISAIALACLFGISSSLAADPRLEQGARFEAKGEYDMALGEYRSILAEDPRNSDAYFAAAEVRVKMKDYSGALANYRLAYKFNASMSAAYEGAAKVYELLGQKAKADAERMKDPKNKPAEEVAAEATPAAEPVAEAKAAEPAPAAEPAVPTKKIAEVQKAEPAPAAEPAKAAEPAKVEPVKEPAKVAEAPKAEPAKAEPAAASEDPFEKGKALLAEGKYKEAAPLWREVLSKKPGHAGAYFYAGVTRYEMGEFDKAEFNLKKGLTYAEQGNDANYYLAMVYQKTNRKELEKKSLAAYLKKAAPDGRFRKPAEDRLAELNAPAVQDSATPAEAVAAAEPAPVADTPKVVEAPKAEPQAATAEGNSIANANMLFKAGSFEAALQMYKALLDTEISPDERYFAMLQMGNIYREMRDFHSAVTRYREVVQQFPDSDWATEAERALEDAVWLEKHASELPRRAR
- the groL gene encoding chaperonin GroEL (60 kDa chaperone family; promotes refolding of misfolded polypeptides especially under stressful conditions; forms two stacked rings of heptamers to form a barrel-shaped 14mer; ends can be capped by GroES; misfolded proteins enter the barrel where they are refolded when GroES binds), with product MAKQLKFDVAAREALMKGVDKLANAVKVTLGPKGRNVMLGRSFGAPNVTKDGVTVAKEIELEDAYENLGAQMAKEVANKTNDAAGDGTTTATVLAQAITREGLKNVAAGANPMDIKRGMDAAVDAVIDEIGKMAVKINGKEHIAQVATISANNDSEIGDLLANAMEKVGNDGVITIEESKTADTVLDVVEGMQFDRGYLSPYFVTNTDSMEVSLENPYILLYDKKISTMKDLLPMLEHVAKQGKSLLIIAEDVDGEALATLVVNKMRGTLKVAAVKAPGFGDRRKAMLEDIAILTGGMLVSEDTGAKLEDAPVTVLGQAKSITITKDNTTIVEGAGDAASIKGRIGQIKKQIETTTSDYDREKLQERLAKLAGGVAVIKVGAATEVEMKEKKDRVDDAMHATRAAVEEGIVPGGGVALIRAEKAIDALKFDNADQKTGAAIIRRAIEEPLRQIVQNAGLEGSVVVNKVKEGKDAFGYNAKTDTYEDLIKAGVIDPAKVARTALKNAASIASMILTTDCVVTEKKEPKPAAPAMDPSMGGMGGMM
- the groES gene encoding co-chaperone GroES, which codes for MIKPLADRIVVKPAEAEQKTSSGLFIPDNAKEKPMQGKVVAVGPGRKNDKGEIVPMEVKVGDVVLYGKYSGTEVTVDGENYLIVKEPDVIATL
- a CDS encoding helix-turn-helix transcriptional regulator, with protein sequence MTYDHDLFCKAFQQLVLRVRQETLITQKQLSLQSGLTRQFISMLESGHRCPSFENFCSLARGMGLSPAMMSEKFDSIYIAESQKLDRLAAEPSNPSEYIKKTGRGRRGRPKRFR
- a CDS encoding penicillin-binding protein 1A, which encodes MDKLKKYLFICLDYLKGIFTDKKVIKWLIIFAIPVVAGITAVVVTYIHFSPELPSLSQLEQINPKLVTNIYDMNGKIAHEYYVERREWTPFDSIPLDAIHAVMATEDRAFFNHWGMNVWAIPSAIMESISSGKKLRGASTLTQQLTKLLFLTPERSISRKIKEAMTAIRIEQTYTKEEILEFYMNEVYLSGGNYGFQAAGKFYFGHSLDSLTIPQFAVLAGMLQRPEAYRPDRHPEASLERRNTVLYAMYDAGYITKEQYHEYVNTPITLAEKEEDTGSGLYFYEEIRKYMEKKYGENSLYADGVSINSTIDPDIQEFADSVARVQVEKVRRRVKYRATRRLQLTKKYNMKEDSVVAHFDSIYADFKKNYLAKDTNPDLTKRRFPDSIQYHHPEIAAIIIENQTGAIRAMVGGSDFNKSRWNRAVQSLRQPGSSFKPIVYATAMDNGASPCDSVNDQPVTIPDPDDKNPNKVWRPGNFEHDFEGMMTLRRALYRSKNLPAILTGMKYGLNNVVNYARKFGIVRAPLLPVPSLALGSVGATLMEMTSAYTVFPNGGNRIEPYMIESIVDRNGEVIEKNTKVEHEVLRPASAYIMVDMLKDVNIRGTAARVWASGFTHPSGGKTGTTNDYTDCWYIGFTKQYTMGVWVGSDSPGTLGAGHTGTEDALPVWMAVMKELHKDLPRKPFPVPGGVVSRGICNHTGKLAGEFCSEKTYCLYTAGYAPEETCDGNHFEVRTKSADDATLFSNKGASESKSTGGSGGAAKKTRKMF
- the rlmN gene encoding 23S rRNA (adenine(2503)-C(2))-methyltransferase RlmN, encoding MDWPRNIKTLTTDELKAWLREVGEKTYRADQIQKWLFCQQVRTWDEMLNVPPALREKLAAQFSMRALTENQKSVSVDGTIKWLFETWDGHHIETVMIPANGRFSVCVSTQVGCAMNCAFCRTAKMGFTRNLEAGEILEEILNVNWHLKDSGVLDEEGNIAQVTNIIFMGMGEPLNNLENVHRVCCTLHNQKLFNMGAKRMTVSTSGVVPKIKDLVDRNTPCCLAVSLNSTNNEYRSSVMPVNKTWPIEKLLEAVDEYIRRTDNYVTFEFVLIQDITCTPKAAKELIRICAPRRVKVNAIVLNDGDDPTLHAPTPEQVEDFLALVRAAEIQITIRNPRGRDILAACGQLAYKKEGKKC